The Acutalibacter muris genomic sequence GGCGGAGGATTTGGGGCTCGACTGCTATCTGGACTTTGGCTGGCTGCGCAGCGCCTTTATCCTGGACTATATGGCAAAGGAGCTCAGTTCCCGGGGATATACCCATGGGATAATTTCCAGCCGGGACGGCTACACCAGGTCCCTTGGCGGGGACGTGGGCCCGGTGCAGAGAAGCCTGTACAGATGGGACGGTACGAGAGCCGTGGAGACCGGGCGGCAGGAGATGGATACGCCTGTGAACGCGGCGGCCATAAACCCCTTCCCACTGGAGGGGGACGACGGGCGAGCCTATGTCAACCAAAGGGTCCTGCTGGGCGAAAGGGCCGCCGGGGTAACCGAGACGGCGCTGCTATACTCCAGCACAGAGGACTGTGTGGAGTTGGCGTTAAAGGTTAAAGAGGGAATATTGAAATAAAAGGAGCCGGTCCATAGAAAACCTATGGACCGGCTTTAATTTATGATTACCCAAAGCTGGATAAATCTACCTCAAATGTTAAGTTTCAAGAAACATATTATGGAACAGCACGGCTACCCTGCAGGCCGCGCCGCGCTGGGAGGTGCCCAGCGGGTCAAACCTGTTGCCGCCAACGCCGGTTACAATACCCAGGGCCCGCATCTTATAGACCGCCTCCTTGGCGGAGCCGCTTATACTAGCGTCATCGTCGAACTCCTCAACGGGCGAGGCGTTTACCTCTGTGATACCCAGGATATTGGTAAGGTACTTGTCCAGCAGAACGCACATCTCCTCCCGGGGAAGCACCTGGTTGGGGCTCAGCTTGCCGCCGGGGACCACAAGGCCATTATCCACCGCCCAGGCAAGGTGCCTGGCATAGTAGGCGCTGGGGGACGCGTCCGTGAAGGTACCCTTGTCCAGTGTATAGCCGTCCATATCCTCGCCGGACATATTTGCCAGCACAATTATGAACTGAATGCGGGTGATGGAGCCCCTGGGGTTGAATTTTCCGTTGCCGTTGCCGCTGAACAGCCCCAGGGCCACAGCCTGGTCCACGTTGGCGGCAAACCAGTCCTTATATTGGAAGTCGGTAAAAATCGCGCCGTTGCTCATCACAGTGGCGGTGGTAACAGGTCCCACAACGCCGTTTTTTATAACAGCGGCCTTATAGGTGCAGCTGACCTGACAGACAGGGGATACATAGGGGGTGGTGCTGAGGGATAAAGCGCCGTCCTCAAGCTTTGGCTCGGTATAGTCCGTGGTGTAGTAGATATCCTCCGGGGAGCCGCTGGCGGTCATACATACGCCCTCGCCGTCAAAAGTGATGACCGGGGCAGAGAGGTGCAGCTCTACGTATGCCTCAGAGATATAGCCGTTTTTGCCGCTGGCGGTGGAGACCGGGTACCACATGGAATACTTCTTGCCGCGCACAGTGACCTGCTGTCCCTCTACCGCCGTTCCGGCCAGTAGCTTGGTGTCCTTAGAGAGCATAGCCACCACCCTGGAGCTGGTATTAGGCTCAGAGCGCAGGTTCACGTTGGCGGCGCTTACCGTGGCGTTATAATCAAAGGGGACGTCGTCGGGGTCGTCGCTGCCGGACCAGCCTTGGCTTTCAAGGTAGCCGGCAACCTCGCTGGCGGGGACCCATGTATTGCTCAGAAGTCCCTCGTCCACCGGGGCGGCCTCGCCGTCCTCAAGACAGGCAAAGCCGTCGTTTCCGATTATATAGCCGTCGATCTCAGTGTCCACGTCGTACTCATAGCTGGTATAGTGGACCATCTTGCCGTCAAACTCATACCAGCCGTCCTTGGGATATTTGGTACCAAGGTCGAACAGGTGCCAGCCGTCCCAGTGCCGTTCCTCCACAGTGGCCCGGACCATGTTTATGCCCTCCATGGAGTTGTCGCAGGACTCGCCGCCCCCGATATATATTCCAATATGGGCATAGCCACCGGGCTCGGAGTTGGTAAGGGCCAGACCGTGTATGCGGGGAAGCCCCTGCTGGAGGGAGCCGGAGAAGATGGTGTTTTGCCGGACCTGGCTGGTGGCGCCGCCGGCGCAGCCGGACACGCCGCAGTCGGAGTAGTAGGAGTACAGCAGGCCCGCGCAGTCCGTGGCTCGCACACCGTTTACCATGCCGCCCTTGCCGCCGTAGACATAGATCCAACCCTCTTTATGGGCAGTAATGCCCTGCAGGGCAAGGCCGAGGCTGGTGGGCACAGAGGCGGCCTTGGCCCCAAGGCTCCAGAGCGGCAGCCCCAGAACGGCTATAAGCGCGGCCAGCAGCAGGCCCAGGCTCCGTTTCTTGTGATCAGAAGGGCTATGTAACATAAAAAGTACCTCTCAATCAAAGTTATGGTAGCTCTCAAAAGGAAGAATAGTTACAAAACGGTAACATTTTAGCATGGTTCGAGGGATTTTGCAAGCCCGGAGAGGGGATATTAACAGCTTATTAACATGCCGTTCATATTTGAGAATTTCCCATTGACAATAGAGCCCGTTTGGGGGATAATATATTAGTAATACTATAGTTATTGGAGGAATGAGTCGTGAAACAAAAAAAGAGTAGAGCTCTTGCTATGCTGTTGTCCGTCCTGCTGCTCCTGTGCCAGCCTGTCTGGGCCGCGGCGGCAGAGGGACCCGTTACCGCCACGGACGTGGTGGAGGCCGCGGATATATGCGAACACGTGCCGCTGGACGTACAGAGCTACGAGGGCACGGCAAACGGCATCGGCAGCCTGTACAATACGCTGAGCACCCGGCAGAAGGCCGCCTATAACGCACTGAAGAATATACCCTGGAGCACCATAAGCTCCTCCAGGAACCACCAGGTGCGGGTGAACGTCAGCGGCATTACCGGCGCGGCCATCAGCGGCATGAGCAGCGGCGGCTCCTTTGTGCCCACCGGCTCCGGGGTCCAGGCCTATAAGGACATACAGAACGACGTGAACGCGGCCATCGGGGCCCTTAGGTACGACAGGCCGGACCTTCTGTGGCTGGACGGCGTGGTTTCACATCTCTATAGCTTCCGGGGCTATAACTCTACCGGCCGCTACACCATCACGGACTTCTACTTTATATTCTCCATGTCCTATGGGGGCCAGGAGAATATCTACAGGGAACGGATGATGGCCGAGGCCAGGAGTATTGCCAGCACTGCAAGCAGGGAAAAGGACGTGTACAGCAAGGTGAAGAAGGTCCACGACATACTGGCCGAGCGCTCCAGTTATAATTACGCGTCGCTGAACGCGCCGACCGACAGCATAATGTTCAGAATGGCTCACAGCGCCTATGGCGGTATGTTCAAGGACCAGTACGACCCGGTCTGCGAGGGCTATGCAAAGGCCTTCAAGGTGGTGCTCAACCAGATGGACATCTCCTGTGTGCTGGCGGTGAGCCGGGAGCATATGTGGAACAACGTGAAGATGGACGACGGCCTCTGGTACAACGTGGACCTTACCTGGAACGATTCCGGCGACAGGGGCGGGCACGACTATTTCCTGGTGGGCTCGGGCACGGTGGTGGGCGGCTCCGCCTTTTCCTCCAGCCACAGGGAGGTGGATCCCTTTAATATCGACCGGGTCAGCGGCTCAAGATACCCAAAGAAAAACACAGCGGCCTATAAATATATCGGCGAGGACTATCCTCCGCTGACATATCCCGACGTGCCACGCACAGACTATGCCTATGAGCATATTGAAAAGGTGTCAAAGCTGGGCTACTTCCACGGGGATACCAGCGGCAACTTCAACCCCGGGAAGAAGATAACCCGGGCGGAGTTTGCCAGTGTGGTGGCCTCCGTGCTGGGGGCAGACACGAAGCAGTATGAAGGTATGTACAGTTTCCCCGACGTGGGCACGGGCAGATGGTACTCCGGCGTGGCCTACTGGGCCAAGGAGAGCGGCACCATGGTGGGCACAGGCGGAAAATTTAGGCCCAACGACCCCATCTCCCGTCAGGAGATGTGCGCGGTGCTCTCAAGGGCCCTGGGGCTGCAGAGCGGGAGCTTCGGCGGTTTCCTGGACGACGGGGACATAGCGGACTGGGCCCGGGCGGGCGTATACGCCTGCCGGGACGCGGGGCTTGTGAAGGGCGCCGCTAACGGCAAGTTCAACCCCAGAAACAATACGGTGCGGCGTGACGCGGCCATCGTCTTTGCCAACTACGCCGCCATGAAGGGGATAGCTCCTAAGGGGGAGCAGACCGTCCCCTCCGGGGGACAATAATCTCTCTTTGACCCATAGGCGAAAAACATAAGCGTAAATAAAAACGGAAGGATGATGCAAAATGAGCAAGGAGCTCGCGAAGGCCTATGAGCCCCGGGAGGTGGAGGGCCGGATATACGATTTCTGGCTTAAAAACAAATACTTCCACGCCGAGATTGACCCCAATAAGAAGCCGTACACTATAATGATGCCGCCCCCCAACGTCACCGACCAGCTCCACGTGGGCCATGCCATGACCATGACCACCCAGGATGTGCTTATCCGCTGGAAGCGTATGCAGGGCTACTCCGCCCTATGGCTGCCCGGCACGGACCACGCGGCCCTGGCCACCGAGGTGAAGATTGTGGAGGCCATGGCCAAGGAGGGCATAAAGAAGGAGGACCTGGGCCGGGACGGCTTTATGGAGCGGGCCTGGGCCTGGAACGACAAGTACGGCGGAAGGATAATCGAGCAATTGAAGCTTTTGGGCAGCTCTGCGGACTGGGACAGGCAGAGGTTCACTTTGGACGAGGGCTGCTCTAAAGCGGTGCGCCACGTGTTCGTAAAGCTCTATGAGAAGGGGCTTATATATAGGGGCGAGCGCATGACCAACTACTGTGCCCACTGCGGCACGGCTCTCTCGGACGCGGAGGTGGAGTTCGAGGAAAAGGACGGCAGTTTCTGGCATTTGAAGTACCCCCTGGCCGACGGCTCGGGCTATGTGCAGCTGGCCACCACCCGCCCGGAGACCATGCTGGGGGATACGGCCCTTGCCGTGCACCCGGAGGACGAACGTTATAAGGATATAATCGGCAAGAATGTGATACTGCCGCTGGTGAACAAGGAGATACCCGTTGTAGCCGACGAGTACGTGGAGATGGACTTCGGCACCGGCGTTGTGAAGATAACCCCCGCCCACGACCCCAACGACTTTTTGGTGGGCCAGAGGCATGACCTGCCGGTCATCACTATCATGGACGGGGCCGGCAACATCAACGAGAATGGCGGAAAGTACCAGGGGCTCAGCATGATGGAGGCCCGCAAACAGATAGTCAAGGACCTGGAGGAGGGCGGCTATCTTCTGAAGGTGGAGCCCATAAAGCATAACGTGGGCACCTGCCACCGCTGCCACACCCCGGTGGAGCCGAGAGTTTCCACCCAGTGGTTCGTGAAGATGGAGAGTATGGCAAAGCCGGCCATTGAGGCCGTGCGCCAGAAAAAGATAAAGATAATCCCCGAGCGCCTGGAGAAGGTCTACTATAACTGGATGGAGAACATCAAGGACTGGTGCATCTCCCGGCAGATATGGTGGGGGCACCGGATACCCGCCTGGTACTGTGACGATTGCGGGGAGATATTCGTCAGTGAGGAGGACATAGCCGTCTGTCCCAAGTGCGGCAAGCCCTTACGCCGGGACGAGGACACCCTGGACACCTGGTTCAGCTCGGCGCTCTGGCCCTTCTCCACCCTGGGCTGGCCCGAGGACACCGAGGACCTTCGGTACTTCTATCCCACGAACACCCTTGTGACCGGCTGGGACATAATCTTCTTCTGGGTGGCCAGGATGATCTTCTCCGGCATAGAGCAGACGGGGGAGATACCCTTTGACACCGTGTTCTTCCACGGCCTTGTGAGGGACGCCCAGGGCAGGAAGATGTCGAAGTCCCTTGGCAACGGCGTGGACCCGGTGGAGGTCATCGACAAGTACGGCGCGGATGCTTTGCGTCTTACCATAATCACCGGCACCAGCCCCGGCAACGACACCCGGTACTCCGACGAGAAGGTGGCCGCCAGCCGGAACTTTGCCAACAAGATATGGAACGCCGCCCGGTTCATCCATATGAACATCGACGGCCACGAGGTGTCCACAGAGCTGCCCGAAGAGCTGACCCTTGAGGACAAGTGGATAGTCAGCAAGTTTAACCGTGTGGCAAGGGACATGACCGAAAATCTGGAGAGGTTCGAGCTGGGCGTGGCGGTGCAGAAGGTCTACGACTTCATGTGGGGGGACTTCTGCGACTGGTACATCGAGCTTTCTAAGGGGCGCATGGACGACGGCAACCGGCGGGTGCTCTGCTGGGTGCTGGGGAATACCTTAAAGCTCCTGCACCCCTTCATGCCCTTCATCACCGAGGAGATATGGCAGAGCCTGCCCCATGAGGGAGAGGCTATAATGGTCTCAAAATGGCCTGAGTTTGACGAAAAGCTGGACTTCCCCGCCGAGGAGGCGGAGATGGAAAAGGTGATGGAGCTCATCACCGCCGTGCGCACCAGAAGGAGCGAGATGAACGTGCCGCCCAGCCGAAAGGCCCACCTGTATATAGAGACAGGGGTCCCCGAGGCCTTCGACACAGAGAAGGAGTCCATCGCCCGGCTGGCCTATTGCAGCGGGGTGGAGACCGGGGAGAGCTTCAACGTGCCCGGGGCCGTCACGGTGGTGACCTCCGGGTGCAGGGCCTATCTCCCTATGGACGACCTTATCGACAGGGAGGCGGAAGTAAAGCGCCTTACAAAGGAGCTTGAGTCGGCGAAGAAGCAGCTTGAGACGGTGGAGAACAAGCTCGGGAACGAGACGTTTATGAGCAAGGCCCCGCAGAATGTCATAGACGGCGTGCGGGCGAACGGCGAGAAGCTTAAGGAAAAGGTGCAGCGTATTGAAGAAGCCCTTGAAGGGCTCAAGTAGGGGAGGATAAATATGGCTTTAATACAGTGCAATTTCAATTCCAAATCCCTGATGCGCACCGTGCCCCTCCAGGTGGTGCTGCCCACGGATAAAATCGTGTTCCCGGGCCAGCCCGAGGCAGAGGAGAAGCCCTTTAAGACGCTGTATCTTCTGCACGGAATCTTTGGGAACTATACTGACTGGGTCAGCGGCACCAGGATACAGGCCTGGGCCCAGAACAGGGACCTGTGCGTCGTGATGCCCAGCGGGGACAACAGCTTCTATGTGGACAACCGTAAGACCAGCGCCCTGTACGGCTCCTTTATAGCAAAGGACCTGGTGGAGTTTACGCGCAGGAGCTTTCCGCTCTCCAGAAAGCGTGAGGACACCTTTATCGGCGGGCTGTCTATGGGCGGCTTCGGCGCTATCGTCAACGGCTTGCAGCACCCGGAGACCTTCGGGCATGTGATAGGCCTGTCGGCGGCGCTGGTGCTCAACGAGCAGAATCTGAACGCGGAGTACACGGACTTCCTCATGACGAACCGGGGCTACTATGAATCCGTCTTCGGGGACCTTGACAAAGTGCTGGGCGGGGAGAACGACTACACCGCTCTGGCTGAGCGTGGGGCCGGACGGGAGGATAAGCCCAGGTTCTACCTGGCCTGCGGCACCGAGGACGGCCTTATCGGGCCCAACCATACCTTCCGCGACAAGCTTATAGAGCTGGGCTACGACGTCACATGGGAGGAGGGCCCCGGCGGCCACGACTGGACCTTCTGGGACGAGTATATTCTGAAGGCCCTGGAGTGGCTGCCCCTGGGGGACATAAGCCAGGGGATAAGCTCCGGGCATGTGAGCGAAGACTAAACCAAAGGAGAGGACCAAATGAGAGACGAGACGAAATGCCTGCACTCGGGGTATACCCCCAAAAACGGCGAACCCCGGGTGCTGCCCATAGTACAGAGCACCACATATGTGTATGACTCCGCCGCCGAGGTCGCGGCGGTGTTTGATGACCCCACCAAAGGCATTATCTACTCAAGGTTTTGCAACCCCACGGTGATGGCCGTTGAGGAGAAGATAGCGGACCTGGAGGGGGGCGTGGGGGCCATGTGCACCACCTCGGGCCAGGCGGCTAGCCTCTTGTCCATACTCAACATCTGCAAGGTCGGGGACAGTATAGTGAGCCTGCCCACCATATATGGCGGCACCATAAACCTCTTTAGCTTTACGCTGAAGAAGCTGGGCATTGAGTGCATATACGTGGACAGCGAGAGCAGCGACGAGGAGATAAAGGCGGCCTTCAAGGAGAACACCAAGCTTGTCTTTGGCGAAACTATAGCCAACCCCGCTTTGAAGGTGCTGGACATAGAGCGCTTTGCAAATATTGCACACCAGATGGGCGTGCCCCTGATAGTGGACAACACCTTTGCCACCCCTGTGCTCTGCAAGCCCTTTGAGTATGGCGCGGATATCGTCATACACTCCACCACCAAGTACATGGACGGCCACGCCGTGCAGGTGGGAGGCGTGATAGTGGACAGCGGCAGGTTCGACTGGACAAACGGCAAGTTCCCCGAGCTCACCGAGCCCGACGAGTCCTATCACGGCGTCTGCTATACCGAAACCTACGGCAAGATGGCCTACATCATAAAGGCCCGTATGCAGCTTATGCGTGACTTTGGGGTATACCCGGCTGCCCATTCGGCCTTCCTTCTGAACCTGGGCCTTGAGACCCTGTCGGTGCGTATGAGACAGTATTGCGAGAATGCTCAGGCGGTGGCGGAGTTTTTAGAGGGCTCCGACAAGGTGGAGAGCGTCATATACCCCGGCCTGAAGTCCAGCCCGGACTATGAACTGTCAAAGAAGTACCTGAAGGGCTGCAGCGGGGTCATCTCCTTTATCATAAAGGGCGGCAGGGAGGCCGCGGCCAGGTTCATGGACGCTCTGAGCCTGGCCTCCAACGAGGTGCATGTGGCG encodes the following:
- a CDS encoding alpha/beta hydrolase, with translation MALIQCNFNSKSLMRTVPLQVVLPTDKIVFPGQPEAEEKPFKTLYLLHGIFGNYTDWVSGTRIQAWAQNRDLCVVMPSGDNSFYVDNRKTSALYGSFIAKDLVEFTRRSFPLSRKREDTFIGGLSMGGFGAIVNGLQHPETFGHVIGLSAALVLNEQNLNAEYTDFLMTNRGYYESVFGDLDKVLGGENDYTALAERGAGREDKPRFYLACGTEDGLIGPNHTFRDKLIELGYDVTWEEGPGGHDWTFWDEYILKALEWLPLGDISQGISSGHVSED
- a CDS encoding valine--tRNA ligase; amino-acid sequence: MSKELAKAYEPREVEGRIYDFWLKNKYFHAEIDPNKKPYTIMMPPPNVTDQLHVGHAMTMTTQDVLIRWKRMQGYSALWLPGTDHAALATEVKIVEAMAKEGIKKEDLGRDGFMERAWAWNDKYGGRIIEQLKLLGSSADWDRQRFTLDEGCSKAVRHVFVKLYEKGLIYRGERMTNYCAHCGTALSDAEVEFEEKDGSFWHLKYPLADGSGYVQLATTRPETMLGDTALAVHPEDERYKDIIGKNVILPLVNKEIPVVADEYVEMDFGTGVVKITPAHDPNDFLVGQRHDLPVITIMDGAGNINENGGKYQGLSMMEARKQIVKDLEEGGYLLKVEPIKHNVGTCHRCHTPVEPRVSTQWFVKMESMAKPAIEAVRQKKIKIIPERLEKVYYNWMENIKDWCISRQIWWGHRIPAWYCDDCGEIFVSEEDIAVCPKCGKPLRRDEDTLDTWFSSALWPFSTLGWPEDTEDLRYFYPTNTLVTGWDIIFFWVARMIFSGIEQTGEIPFDTVFFHGLVRDAQGRKMSKSLGNGVDPVEVIDKYGADALRLTIITGTSPGNDTRYSDEKVAASRNFANKIWNAARFIHMNIDGHEVSTELPEELTLEDKWIVSKFNRVARDMTENLERFELGVAVQKVYDFMWGDFCDWYIELSKGRMDDGNRRVLCWVLGNTLKLLHPFMPFITEEIWQSLPHEGEAIMVSKWPEFDEKLDFPAEEAEMEKVMELITAVRTRRSEMNVPPSRKAHLYIETGVPEAFDTEKESIARLAYCSGVETGESFNVPGAVTVVTSGCRAYLPMDDLIDREAEVKRLTKELESAKKQLETVENKLGNETFMSKAPQNVIDGVRANGEKLKEKVQRIEEALEGLK
- a CDS encoding O-acetylhomoserine aminocarboxypropyltransferase/cysteine synthase family protein codes for the protein MRDETKCLHSGYTPKNGEPRVLPIVQSTTYVYDSAAEVAAVFDDPTKGIIYSRFCNPTVMAVEEKIADLEGGVGAMCTTSGQAASLLSILNICKVGDSIVSLPTIYGGTINLFSFTLKKLGIECIYVDSESSDEEIKAAFKENTKLVFGETIANPALKVLDIERFANIAHQMGVPLIVDNTFATPVLCKPFEYGADIVIHSTTKYMDGHAVQVGGVIVDSGRFDWTNGKFPELTEPDESYHGVCYTETYGKMAYIIKARMQLMRDFGVYPAAHSAFLLNLGLETLSVRMRQYCENAQAVAEFLEGSDKVESVIYPGLKSSPDYELSKKYLKGCSGVISFIIKGGREAAARFMDALSLASNEVHVADIRTCVLHPASETHRQLTDEQLKAAGIDGGMIRLSVGLENVEDILEDVKKALDSI
- a CDS encoding S-layer homology domain-containing protein; the encoded protein is MKQKKSRALAMLLSVLLLLCQPVWAAAAEGPVTATDVVEAADICEHVPLDVQSYEGTANGIGSLYNTLSTRQKAAYNALKNIPWSTISSSRNHQVRVNVSGITGAAISGMSSGGSFVPTGSGVQAYKDIQNDVNAAIGALRYDRPDLLWLDGVVSHLYSFRGYNSTGRYTITDFYFIFSMSYGGQENIYRERMMAEARSIASTASREKDVYSKVKKVHDILAERSSYNYASLNAPTDSIMFRMAHSAYGGMFKDQYDPVCEGYAKAFKVVLNQMDISCVLAVSREHMWNNVKMDDGLWYNVDLTWNDSGDRGGHDYFLVGSGTVVGGSAFSSSHREVDPFNIDRVSGSRYPKKNTAAYKYIGEDYPPLTYPDVPRTDYAYEHIEKVSKLGYFHGDTSGNFNPGKKITRAEFASVVASVLGADTKQYEGMYSFPDVGTGRWYSGVAYWAKESGTMVGTGGKFRPNDPISRQEMCAVLSRALGLQSGSFGGFLDDGDIADWARAGVYACRDAGLVKGAANGKFNPRNNTVRRDAAIVFANYAAMKGIAPKGEQTVPSGGQ
- a CDS encoding S-layer homology domain-containing protein, whose amino-acid sequence is MLHSPSDHKKRSLGLLLAALIAVLGLPLWSLGAKAASVPTSLGLALQGITAHKEGWIYVYGGKGGMVNGVRATDCAGLLYSYYSDCGVSGCAGGATSQVRQNTIFSGSLQQGLPRIHGLALTNSEPGGYAHIGIYIGGGESCDNSMEGINMVRATVEERHWDGWHLFDLGTKYPKDGWYEFDGKMVHYTSYEYDVDTEIDGYIIGNDGFACLEDGEAAPVDEGLLSNTWVPASEVAGYLESQGWSGSDDPDDVPFDYNATVSAANVNLRSEPNTSSRVVAMLSKDTKLLAGTAVEGQQVTVRGKKYSMWYPVSTASGKNGYISEAYVELHLSAPVITFDGEGVCMTASGSPEDIYYTTDYTEPKLEDGALSLSTTPYVSPVCQVSCTYKAAVIKNGVVGPVTTATVMSNGAIFTDFQYKDWFAANVDQAVALGLFSGNGNGKFNPRGSITRIQFIIVLANMSGEDMDGYTLDKGTFTDASPSAYYARHLAWAVDNGLVVPGGKLSPNQVLPREEMCVLLDKYLTNILGITEVNASPVEEFDDDASISGSAKEAVYKMRALGIVTGVGGNRFDPLGTSQRGAACRVAVLFHNMFLET